One genomic window of bacterium includes the following:
- a CDS encoding universal stress protein: protein MKSTEKKNKILIPIDDSIDYKAASNYVRYILGSQDRGFELLLLHVVPKAKSNEEKKLRGISDEDKLKKMKDILIEVKNDFIEAGFNPERIRIEIDKGRHDTAAESILDYLEREHFGTVVIGRRGISKAEEFLYGSVSQKVVREAKNCTVWVVEPAK from the coding sequence AAAAGAACAAGATACTTATCCCGATAGATGATTCCATAGATTACAAAGCAGCCTCAAATTATGTGCGTTACATCTTGGGGAGCCAAGACAGAGGGTTTGAGTTGCTTTTACTCCACGTGGTTCCAAAGGCTAAATCTAACGAAGAAAAGAAGCTCAGAGGAATTTCTGATGAAGATAAGTTAAAAAAGATGAAGGATATATTAATAGAGGTAAAGAATGATTTTATTGAGGCCGGTTTTAACCCGGAAAGGATCAGGATTGAAATAGATAAAGGCAGACACGATACAGCGGCTGAAAGTATCCTTGACTACCTCGAAAGGGAACACTTTGGGACCGTGGTTATTGGCCGAAGAGGGATTTCTAAAGCCGAAGAGTTTCTTTATGGCAGTGTTTCTCAAAAAGTGGTCAGGGAGGCAAAGAATTGTACTGTCTGGGTAGTCGAACCGGCCAAGTGA